One window of the Niallia circulans genome contains the following:
- a CDS encoding beta-glucoside-specific PTS transporter subunit IIABC — MNYQDLAKVIIDKVGGEENVKSLTHCATRLRFNLKDDQKPDEKTLKSTPGIMGVVNKGGQYQVIIGSDVGNVYKEIITQTNIANDEAKSQEEDKRSVFAKVIDTITGIFTPILPAITAAGMLKAVLSILVVFKVLTTESQSYQIINFMADAAFYFLPILLAVSSAQKFKANPFLAMMVGGILLHPNFVAMVNIAKEGGEAIKLMGLPISAVSYSSSVIPIILSVWFMSYIEPLADKVSPKAIKFFSKPMITIFIVGTASLVVLGPIGYLISDAISNGITALESVSPWIVPLLVGTFSPLLVATGTHYGLVPIGINNRMTTGYDTVIYPGMLASNVSQGAAAIGVGVKSKDSSIKQLAYSAGLTGLFGITEPALYGVNLRFKTPLYAAMIGGAAGGLFMGICRVRNFSGGSPGLLTLPSYIGDNTLSFFYYACIGAAISIVVTFIATLILYKDPVAEEKEEANESTTKETPNLSIGGATIISPLQGNLHSLKHVDDGMFSEEILGQGVAIEPAEGTVLSPVNGIVSATFESKHAIGITSEDGVELLIHVGIDTVQLNGEGYEYFVEKGQEIQIGDKLIQFDLEGIKAKGYKVITPVVITNSAEVGDILIANEGPIHFGEEVIKVMK, encoded by the coding sequence ATGAATTATCAAGATTTGGCTAAAGTAATTATCGATAAAGTTGGTGGTGAGGAAAATGTTAAAAGTTTAACTCACTGTGCTACACGGTTACGATTTAATTTAAAGGACGATCAGAAACCAGACGAAAAAACATTGAAAAGTACGCCAGGAATAATGGGAGTAGTTAATAAAGGTGGACAATACCAAGTCATTATTGGAAGTGATGTTGGAAATGTGTATAAAGAAATTATTACACAAACCAATATTGCTAATGATGAAGCGAAAAGCCAGGAAGAAGATAAGCGTTCTGTTTTTGCAAAGGTAATCGATACGATTACAGGAATCTTTACTCCGATTCTGCCAGCAATTACAGCGGCAGGGATGCTAAAAGCAGTGCTTTCTATATTAGTAGTGTTTAAAGTTTTAACAACAGAAAGCCAAAGTTATCAGATTATTAATTTCATGGCAGATGCAGCTTTCTACTTTTTACCTATCTTACTAGCTGTTTCATCTGCTCAAAAGTTCAAAGCCAATCCATTTTTGGCGATGATGGTAGGGGGAATCTTGCTGCATCCTAACTTTGTGGCAATGGTTAATATTGCGAAAGAAGGCGGAGAAGCCATTAAACTAATGGGACTTCCAATTTCAGCCGTTTCGTATTCTTCTTCTGTTATCCCGATTATTCTTTCCGTTTGGTTTATGTCTTATATTGAACCACTTGCAGATAAGGTTTCACCGAAAGCGATTAAGTTTTTTAGTAAACCAATGATTACTATTTTTATAGTGGGAACAGCAAGTTTAGTAGTATTAGGACCAATCGGTTATTTAATCAGTGATGCGATCTCAAACGGAATCACTGCATTAGAATCTGTAAGTCCATGGATCGTGCCATTATTGGTTGGTACATTTAGTCCATTACTTGTGGCAACTGGTACGCACTACGGTCTGGTGCCAATTGGAATTAACAATCGTATGACAACTGGTTATGATACCGTGATTTATCCAGGTATGCTTGCATCGAACGTGAGTCAAGGGGCTGCAGCTATTGGAGTTGGTGTTAAGTCAAAAGATAGTTCGATTAAACAATTAGCTTATTCTGCTGGTCTAACTGGTTTGTTTGGTATTACAGAACCAGCTTTATATGGAGTAAACTTACGCTTTAAGACACCTTTATATGCCGCTATGATTGGTGGAGCAGCAGGCGGGCTATTCATGGGTATTTGTAGAGTCCGTAACTTTTCTGGCGGTTCACCTGGTCTATTAACATTACCTAGTTATATTGGAGATAATACACTAAGTTTCTTCTATTATGCATGTATTGGCGCGGCTATTAGTATTGTTGTCACATTTATTGCGACATTAATCTTATACAAAGACCCTGTGGCAGAAGAAAAAGAGGAAGCTAATGAATCAACAACAAAGGAAACTCCTAATTTGAGTATCGGTGGTGCAACAATCATATCTCCGCTGCAAGGAAATTTACACAGCTTAAAACATGTAGATGATGGAATGTTTTCTGAGGAAATATTAGGACAAGGTGTAGCCATTGAGCCAGCCGAAGGGACTGTGCTTTCCCCTGTGAATGGGATAGTTAGTGCGACATTTGAATCAAAACACGCCATTGGTATTACTAGTGAAGACGGAGTGGAGCTATTGATTCATGTAGGGATTGATACCGTTCAATTGAATGGAGAAGGATATGAATATTTTGTTGAGAAAGGACAAGAAATTCAAATAGGAGACAAATTGATTCAATTTGATTTAGAGGGAATCAAAGCAAAAGGATATAAGGTAATTACACCTGTTGTTATTACAAATTCAGCAGAAGTAGGAGATATTCTAATTGCAAATGAAGGTCCTATTCACTTTGGTGAAGAAGTAATAAAAGTAATGAAATAG
- a CDS encoding 6-phospho-beta-glucosidase produces MGFRKDFLWGGATAANQCEGGFNEGGRGLANVDVIPTGPDRRSIITGKKKMYSFEEGYFYPAKEAIDMYHRYKEDIALFGEMGFKTYRLSIAWSRIFPKGDETEPNEEGLQFYEDLFKECHKYGIEPLVTITHFDCPMHLIEQYGGWRNRKLIDFYKRLCTVLFTRYKGLVKYWLTFNEINMILHAPFLGAGLCFEEGENEEQVKYQAAHHELVASAEATRIAHEIDPENKIGCMLAAASYYPYSCRPEDVWEGKQKDRGNYFFIDVQSKGAYPAYALKELERKGIEVEMTAEDLEVLKNHTVDFISFSYYASRVAAAEDSDVEKTAGNLFPTVKNPYLQSSEWGWQIDPLGLRITMNDLYDRYQKPLFIVENGLGAVDTPDESGYVEDDYRIEYLAAHIQAMKEAVDEDGVDLLGYTSWGCIDLVSAGTGEMKKRYGFIYVDRDNEGNGTLNRAKKKSFHWYKKVIASNGEDLTNE; encoded by the coding sequence ATGGGATTTAGAAAAGATTTTTTATGGGGCGGTGCGACCGCAGCGAATCAATGTGAAGGCGGATTTAATGAAGGTGGCAGAGGTCTAGCAAATGTGGACGTTATTCCAACTGGTCCTGATCGCAGAAGTATTATTACGGGTAAAAAGAAGATGTATTCTTTTGAGGAAGGTTATTTTTATCCTGCAAAAGAAGCAATTGATATGTATCATCGTTATAAAGAAGATATTGCTTTGTTCGGAGAAATGGGCTTTAAAACTTACCGATTATCGATTGCATGGAGCCGCATTTTTCCAAAAGGGGATGAGACGGAGCCAAATGAAGAGGGACTACAGTTTTATGAAGATCTGTTTAAAGAATGTCATAAATATGGAATCGAACCGTTAGTGACGATTACTCACTTTGATTGCCCGATGCATTTAATTGAGCAGTATGGCGGATGGCGAAATCGAAAGCTGATAGATTTTTATAAACGTTTATGTACCGTATTATTTACTCGTTATAAAGGGCTTGTTAAATACTGGCTTACTTTCAATGAAATTAATATGATCCTGCATGCTCCGTTTCTTGGCGCAGGCCTTTGCTTTGAAGAAGGAGAAAATGAGGAGCAAGTAAAATACCAAGCTGCCCATCATGAATTGGTTGCAAGTGCGGAAGCAACAAGAATCGCCCATGAAATTGATCCAGAGAATAAGATAGGATGCATGCTGGCAGCTGCAAGTTACTATCCTTATAGCTGCCGACCAGAAGATGTTTGGGAAGGAAAGCAAAAGGATAGAGGAAATTACTTTTTCATTGATGTTCAATCAAAAGGTGCCTACCCTGCTTATGCACTCAAAGAATTAGAGAGAAAAGGCATTGAGGTAGAAATGACCGCAGAAGATTTAGAAGTCTTGAAAAATCACACAGTTGATTTTATCTCTTTCTCTTATTATGCTTCTCGTGTGGCGGCAGCTGAAGACTCTGATGTGGAAAAAACGGCGGGCAATTTGTTCCCTACTGTTAAAAATCCATATCTTCAATCTAGTGAATGGGGATGGCAGATTGACCCATTAGGTTTACGTATCACGATGAATGATTTATATGATCGTTATCAAAAACCTTTATTCATCGTGGAAAATGGTCTGGGTGCAGTCGATACACCAGATGAATCTGGATATGTAGAAGACGATTATCGCATTGAGTATCTTGCTGCACATATTCAAGCGATGAAAGAAGCAGTCGACGAAGACGGTGTCGATCTGCTTGGCTACACAAGCTGGGGATGCATTGATTTGGTATCAGCAGGAACTGGCGAAATGAAAAAACGCTATGGTTTTATCTACGTAGACCGCGATAATGAAGGAAACGGCACTTTAAATAGAGCAAAGAAAAAATCGTTTCATTGGTATAAAAAAGTAATAGCTTCCAACGGGGAAGACTTAACTAACGAATAA
- the pxpB gene encoding 5-oxoprolinase subunit PxpB, which translates to MELIPPKTNRKIEFLPMGEQILIVQFEEILSIEQNQIVQRFAEVIKSLKIRGVKDIVKGMCNFSILYDPLLINFEQLKDKLIHIDFTEVSGREKESRMVHIPVVFDEQYGLDLSELAKKLGFSEEEIVEIITSNAYYVYMIGFIAGLPYMGNLDERIAVPRKSNPRVKVPKGAVAIANQMTSIYTVESPGGWHIVGWTPMDIFDETKNPPNFITAGDYVKYEPISAKVAHKWNSQVQKEWDQLWNI; encoded by the coding sequence TTGGAACTAATACCCCCGAAAACCAATAGAAAGATAGAATTTCTGCCAATGGGAGAACAGATTTTAATCGTCCAGTTTGAGGAAATATTATCAATCGAACAGAATCAAATAGTGCAGCGTTTTGCTGAGGTGATCAAGTCTTTAAAAATTCGAGGTGTTAAAGATATTGTTAAAGGTATGTGCAATTTCTCGATTTTATATGATCCACTACTAATAAATTTTGAGCAATTAAAAGATAAGCTTATCCATATTGATTTTACAGAAGTTAGCGGGCGAGAGAAAGAATCACGGATGGTTCATATTCCAGTCGTTTTTGATGAACAGTATGGTCTTGATTTATCTGAGTTAGCAAAGAAATTGGGCTTTAGTGAAGAGGAAATCGTCGAAATAATAACTTCAAATGCTTATTATGTCTATATGATTGGATTTATTGCAGGCTTGCCATATATGGGGAATCTAGATGAACGAATTGCTGTTCCCAGAAAATCTAATCCAAGAGTTAAAGTCCCCAAAGGTGCGGTTGCTATCGCTAACCAAATGACTTCTATTTATACAGTCGAATCTCCAGGGGGATGGCATATAGTTGGATGGACACCAATGGATATTTTTGATGAAACAAAGAATCCTCCTAACTTTATCACGGCAGGAGATTATGTTAAATATGAGCCTATTTCAGCTAAAGTCGCCCATAAATGGAACAGCCAAGTACAAAAAGAGTGGGATCAATTATGGAATATATAA
- a CDS encoding biotin-dependent carboxyltransferase family protein — protein MEYIKCLKPGLLTTIQDLGRPSYQSFGVSVSGAMDPLSLKLANIIVGNPPDYAALEITLLGPEILFEGEGIIAITGADLSPTLNGKAIPMWKAIHIEGGAVLKFGKGKNGCRSYLAILGGIDVPEVMGSKSTFIRGRYGGMEGRALQSNDYIPIGPFNPKWMNLVKNRRIPDCYIPNFSNDVVRFVWGPHNREFEGESKELFVKRLYQVTSQSDRMGYRLDGDPLVHKKSADILSEFAAPGTIQVPANGKPIILMADCQMSGGYTKIGMVIGTDIPLVAQKKPGDTIKFHPISILQAQEEWKRQMKWLSILAANNLRLNRKTAI, from the coding sequence ATGGAATATATAAAGTGTTTAAAACCAGGCTTATTAACAACCATCCAAGATTTGGGGAGACCGTCTTATCAGTCATTTGGTGTTTCAGTCTCTGGTGCAATGGACCCTCTTTCCTTGAAGCTAGCTAATATTATCGTCGGCAATCCACCTGACTATGCTGCTTTAGAAATAACATTATTAGGACCAGAAATACTTTTCGAAGGAGAAGGGATTATTGCGATTACTGGGGCAGATTTATCACCAACATTAAATGGAAAAGCGATCCCTATGTGGAAAGCGATCCATATCGAGGGTGGAGCTGTTTTGAAGTTTGGAAAAGGGAAAAATGGCTGTCGCAGCTATCTTGCTATCCTTGGCGGGATTGATGTTCCAGAAGTAATGGGAAGTAAATCAACTTTTATTCGCGGAAGATATGGAGGGATGGAAGGAAGAGCCCTTCAAAGCAATGATTACATTCCAATAGGACCGTTTAATCCTAAGTGGATGAACCTAGTAAAAAATCGGAGAATCCCTGACTGTTATATTCCGAATTTTTCAAATGATGTGGTTAGATTTGTATGGGGACCGCATAATAGGGAATTTGAAGGAGAGTCAAAGGAGCTATTTGTAAAAAGGTTATATCAAGTGACCAGTCAATCAGATCGAATGGGATACCGTCTTGATGGAGATCCGCTAGTACATAAGAAGTCTGCAGATATACTTAGTGAATTTGCAGCACCAGGAACAATTCAAGTCCCTGCAAATGGTAAGCCCATTATCTTGATGGCAGATTGCCAAATGTCTGGTGGTTATACAAAAATCGGCATGGTCATAGGCACAGATATTCCCCTAGTAGCTCAGAAAAAGCCTGGTGATACAATTAAATTCCATCCTATATCGATATTACAAGCTCAAGAAGAATGGAAAAGGCAAATGAAATGGCTATCTATTTTAGCTGCAAATAATCTACGTTTAAACCGGAAAACAGCAATTTGA
- a CDS encoding Bcr/CflA family multidrug efflux MFS transporter has translation MNSLTKTKRLQIAFLLGSLSLLGPFTIDTYLPAFPTIVEQFHTNASLVQVSLTTCLLGLAFGQLIIGPMSDVQGRRKPLLTFLGLYLLSSLICAIAPNIYMLIGARFIQGFAAAGGLVISRAVVRDLYSGRELTKFFATLMLIGNLGPIVAPIIGGAILSFASWKVVFLVLTCVGIILTLVVAFKLEETLPVEKRVPSNIKKVVSNFGSLLKDREFAGYAFTQGFTTAGIFAYVSGISFVYQNIYGVSPQVFSLLFGVNGVGLIIGTQIVGRLSRFSEKTFLKSGLALSMSASILLVIAILVHAPLVAVAIPIFLFVTSISIIGTSSFSLAMETKGHMAGSASALLGLLPFLLGSLTAPLVGIGGEHTAVPMGVIIFASSLLAFLSYYILVRKSAVKMNTPKHITHN, from the coding sequence TTGAATTCATTAACCAAAACGAAACGATTACAAATTGCTTTTCTATTGGGATCTCTTTCCCTATTAGGTCCATTTACAATAGACACATATCTGCCGGCATTTCCAACTATTGTAGAGCAGTTTCATACGAATGCATCCTTAGTTCAAGTTAGTTTGACAACATGCTTGTTAGGGCTTGCTTTCGGGCAGTTAATTATTGGACCAATGAGTGATGTCCAAGGACGTCGCAAACCGTTGCTTACATTTCTTGGCTTATATTTACTATCTTCGTTAATATGTGCAATCGCACCAAATATTTATATGCTGATAGGTGCTCGCTTTATCCAAGGCTTTGCAGCAGCAGGAGGTCTTGTTATTTCAAGAGCAGTCGTTCGTGATCTTTACAGTGGAAGAGAGCTGACGAAGTTTTTCGCAACATTAATGTTAATCGGAAACCTCGGTCCAATTGTAGCACCAATTATAGGCGGAGCTATTCTTTCTTTCGCGAGTTGGAAAGTAGTTTTTCTTGTATTAACCTGTGTTGGAATTATTTTGACTTTAGTCGTTGCTTTTAAATTGGAAGAAACATTACCAGTGGAAAAACGTGTACCAAGCAATATTAAAAAAGTAGTCTCGAATTTCGGTTCTTTACTGAAAGACCGTGAATTTGCCGGCTATGCCTTTACACAAGGTTTCACAACGGCAGGAATCTTTGCCTATGTTTCTGGTATTTCTTTTGTCTACCAAAATATTTATGGCGTTTCCCCACAAGTATTTAGTTTATTGTTTGGAGTAAACGGGGTTGGCTTAATTATCGGAACGCAAATTGTTGGACGATTATCGAGATTTTCAGAGAAAACATTCTTGAAGAGTGGATTAGCTCTATCCATGTCCGCATCGATTTTATTAGTAATTGCTATTTTAGTGCATGCACCATTAGTGGCGGTAGCGATTCCTATTTTTCTTTTCGTTACCTCTATTAGTATTATTGGAACCTCGTCTTTTTCATTGGCAATGGAAACAAAAGGGCATATGGCGGGAAGTGCATCTGCATTACTAGGTTTATTACCGTTTTTACTCGGTTCTTTAACAGCACCACTAGTAGGCATCGGCGGAGAACATACCGCTGTGCCGATGGGAGTTATTATTTTCGCATCAAGCTTACTAGCATTTTTGTCTTACTATATATTGGTTCGTAAATCAGCGGTAAAGATGAATACACCTAAGCATATTACGCATAATTAA
- a CDS encoding MFS transporter yields the protein MPIKQTTWKERISYGFSDTASNLVYSMITTYLMFFYTDVFGLSVASVGTLFLVARILDAIDGPIFGILIDRTSTKWGKVRPYFLWFALPFGILAILAFTTPNFSDSGKLIYAYITYILLGICYSAINIPITAILPSLTSDPKERNILVSTRMVLATVGSTIVSIGTLPLVQVFGNGNQQKGFMLTMTLFAVIGIILFLVTFFNVREKVGNTGSDQVVPFKLALKTLKGNTPWFILFFVSFFTFISSIMKSSTTVYYLTYNLNRPDLIGIILALASLNIIAYFLMPLVANKMGKRNVMIYGLILTIIGQFILYFAASTLSVSILIIGTIIGSIGGGFAMGVSFAMNADTVDYGEWKSGIRAQGFLSATPAIGVKAGMGIGGALSAWILTVGKYVPNQEQIPSALRAIEINFIWAPTILSFISILLLLFYKLDKQEKQMISELNERRSNLSI from the coding sequence ATGCCAATTAAGCAGACAACGTGGAAAGAGAGAATTAGTTATGGCTTTAGTGATACTGCTTCAAATTTAGTGTATTCCATGATTACAACTTATTTAATGTTTTTTTATACTGATGTATTTGGTCTTAGTGTTGCTTCAGTAGGAACTTTATTTTTAGTGGCCAGGATACTTGATGCTATTGATGGACCAATTTTTGGCATTTTAATTGACAGAACAAGTACGAAATGGGGGAAGGTTAGACCCTATTTCCTTTGGTTTGCACTACCTTTTGGGATTTTGGCTATCTTGGCGTTTACGACCCCTAATTTTAGTGATTCTGGAAAATTGATTTATGCTTATATAACGTATATTCTATTAGGAATTTGCTATTCAGCTATCAATATCCCGATCACAGCTATCTTGCCAAGTCTAACAAGTGATCCAAAAGAAAGGAATATATTAGTCAGTACTCGAATGGTTTTAGCTACTGTAGGTTCGACGATAGTTAGTATTGGCACTTTACCTCTCGTTCAGGTATTTGGTAATGGAAATCAACAAAAAGGATTTATGTTAACGATGACATTATTTGCTGTTATCGGAATTATTCTTTTTCTCGTTACCTTTTTTAATGTAAGAGAAAAGGTGGGGAATACAGGAAGTGACCAAGTGGTACCATTTAAGTTAGCTTTAAAGACTTTGAAAGGAAACACTCCTTGGTTCATTTTATTCTTTGTTAGCTTCTTTACCTTTATCTCATCAATAATGAAATCATCTACAACTGTTTATTATTTAACCTATAACTTAAATAGACCTGATTTAATTGGAATTATATTAGCATTAGCTTCATTAAATATTATTGCATATTTTTTAATGCCTTTGGTTGCTAATAAAATGGGTAAAAGAAATGTGATGATATATGGTTTGATTTTAACAATTATTGGTCAGTTTATCCTTTATTTTGCGGCTAGTACTCTTTCGGTTTCAATATTGATAATTGGTACAATTATCGGTTCGATTGGTGGTGGTTTTGCTATGGGGGTTTCATTTGCTATGAATGCTGATACTGTTGATTATGGTGAATGGAAATCAGGTATCCGTGCACAAGGATTTTTGTCTGCAACCCCTGCTATTGGTGTTAAGGCTGGCATGGGAATTGGTGGAGCTCTTTCAGCATGGATTTTAACGGTTGGAAAATATGTTCCTAATCAAGAACAAATTCCCTCTGCTTTAAGAGCAATTGAAATTAATTTTATATGGGCACCGACTATTCTATCTTTTATTAGCATTCTATTGCTTTTATTCTACAAGTTAGATAAACAGGAAAAGCAAATGATTAGTGAATTAAATGAGAGAAGATCTAATTTAAGCATATAA
- a CDS encoding alpha/beta hydrolase, with translation MKYTEALDELKNKHAQDGYFVKYVPGLQEESGFLDPNAKKEIQMFQQENENINHQPTLQEIRDSMGWRATKDIAVLPLKIEERVTDSNVKVRIYQKKALKEKVPALIFIHGGGFFGGSLNNVENPCRALADKADIKVISVDYSLAPEKPYPNGLLDCYHAVKWVYENAAELSIDPRKIAIAGDSAGGNLSFTTSLLDRALGTNFIKAEVLIYPATVLRSDINGELWDLKKWGMKADKALISEYIMNFASSCDNVDKMYAPYIQPDIPFIAPLFASQLADMPSTLFLIGEFDPLRIQGEKLFNLMKEEGASVEYIRYNGMIHAFMDKIGDFPQAEDLINETVQFIMNTFTTV, from the coding sequence ATGAAGTATACTGAAGCATTAGATGAACTAAAAAATAAACATGCGCAAGATGGATATTTTGTGAAATATGTACCTGGATTACAAGAGGAATCTGGATTTCTAGATCCTAATGCCAAAAAGGAAATTCAGATGTTCCAACAAGAGAATGAAAATATAAATCACCAACCAACTCTACAGGAAATCCGTGATTCTATGGGCTGGAGAGCAACAAAGGATATTGCTGTACTCCCATTAAAAATCGAAGAAAGGGTGACGGATAGCAATGTTAAAGTAAGGATTTACCAGAAAAAAGCATTAAAGGAAAAAGTGCCCGCGCTTATTTTTATTCATGGTGGAGGATTCTTTGGAGGATCCCTAAATAATGTTGAAAATCCATGTAGAGCTCTAGCAGATAAAGCAGATATTAAAGTCATCTCTGTGGATTATAGTTTGGCTCCAGAAAAACCATATCCCAACGGACTTTTAGATTGTTATCATGCTGTCAAGTGGGTTTACGAAAATGCTGCTGAATTAAGCATTGATCCTAGGAAAATAGCTATTGCAGGTGATTCAGCAGGAGGGAATTTAAGTTTTACAACATCATTATTAGATCGAGCGCTTGGAACAAATTTTATAAAAGCGGAAGTTCTTATTTATCCGGCAACTGTTTTAAGAAGTGATATAAATGGAGAATTATGGGATTTAAAAAAGTGGGGAATGAAGGCTGATAAAGCACTTATTAGTGAATATATTATGAATTTCGCCTCTTCGTGTGACAACGTTGATAAGATGTATGCACCATATATTCAGCCAGATATTCCTTTTATTGCACCGTTATTCGCAAGTCAATTAGCTGATATGCCTAGCACATTATTCCTAATTGGCGAATTCGACCCGCTAAGAATACAAGGGGAGAAATTATTTAATCTTATGAAAGAGGAAGGGGCATCAGTAGAATATATTCGGTACAATGGTATGATACACGCTTTTATGGATAAGATTGGAGATTTTCCACAAGCGGAAGATCTCATAAATGAAACAGTCCAATTTATTATGAATACATTTACAACAGTTTAA
- a CDS encoding AraC family transcriptional regulator, whose product MEYKYEFIKTDDNLPIKIIYHKSNEPSFVPSHWHDSIELSYVLSGKIEQIYIDGSVYCSKQGDIVLINSNSIHAFSLDRGENRRALSLFIPYEFIKAIYNNIDQVSFDCISINETSEQKSLYFNELRENLDAILKAYLNIKHNPLETIKITGLIYDLVYVLLKNFSSNKKIRGEIKTNKYLDRLMKITNYIKNNYNHNLPIGLIAEKFDLSAEYLSRFFIKHMGMTVHHYINAIRLEKAYRDLMNSDHTILQIALEHGFPNEKSFNRVFKAIYNKSPYQYRKEIKGKK is encoded by the coding sequence ATGGAGTATAAATATGAATTTATCAAAACCGATGATAATTTACCAATCAAAATAATTTATCATAAGTCAAATGAGCCTAGTTTTGTCCCAAGTCATTGGCATGATAGTATAGAATTGTCGTATGTTCTCTCAGGAAAGATTGAACAAATTTATATTGATGGTTCTGTTTATTGTTCAAAACAAGGAGATATTGTTTTAATAAATTCGAATTCCATTCATGCTTTTTCCCTCGATCGAGGAGAAAATAGGAGAGCTCTTTCCTTATTCATTCCATATGAATTTATAAAAGCTATCTATAACAATATAGATCAAGTTTCTTTTGATTGTATATCAATTAATGAAACTAGTGAACAAAAATCATTATATTTTAATGAATTGCGTGAAAATTTAGATGCGATATTAAAAGCTTACTTAAATATAAAGCATAATCCCTTAGAGACTATTAAAATAACGGGCTTAATCTATGATTTAGTTTATGTATTATTAAAGAATTTTTCATCTAATAAGAAAATTAGGGGAGAAATAAAAACAAATAAATATCTTGATAGACTAATGAAAATTACAAATTACATTAAGAATAATTATAATCATAATCTACCTATAGGTTTAATTGCGGAAAAATTTGATTTGTCAGCTGAATATTTATCCCGTTTCTTTATAAAGCATATGGGGATGACAGTGCATCATTATATTAATGCAATTCGACTAGAAAAAGCGTATCGTGACTTAATGAATTCAGATCACACTATTTTACAAATAGCATTAGAGCATGGTTTTCCCAATGAAAAATCTTTTAATAGGGTATTTAAGGCTATTTATAATAAAAGTCCATATCAATATCGTAAAGAAATAAAAGGGAAGAAGTAG
- a CDS encoding SDR family oxidoreductase, whose protein sequence is MKLSNNTILITGGNAGIGLAFAERFMNAGNTVIVCGRREEALQQAKEKYPSLITYVSDLSVEAERVKLFEWVTAHYPEVNVLVNNAGIQQRFNVLKADAKNDWSYFSKEITINMEAAIQMSMLFTPYFSEKEDAAIINVTSGLAFTPMVIAPIYSATKAAMHSFTVSLRHQLSDTSIEVIEVAPPAVNTDLGGAGLHTAGEPLNEFADGIFQGLKEGKLEIGYGSSVDRLRMSRDEVDKHVENMYEAMKKMIE, encoded by the coding sequence ATGAAACTCTCTAATAATACCATTCTTATTACAGGTGGAAATGCCGGGATTGGCTTAGCTTTTGCTGAACGATTTATGAACGCTGGAAATACGGTGATTGTATGTGGCCGCAGGGAAGAAGCACTTCAACAGGCAAAAGAAAAATATCCTAGCTTGATTACATATGTGAGCGATCTCTCTGTAGAAGCTGAACGTGTTAAATTATTTGAGTGGGTAACAGCGCACTATCCAGAAGTGAACGTATTAGTAAACAATGCAGGCATTCAACAACGTTTTAATGTGTTAAAAGCGGACGCGAAGAATGATTGGAGCTATTTCAGCAAAGAAATTACGATTAATATGGAAGCTGCTATTCAAATGTCTATGCTATTTACACCTTATTTTTCAGAAAAAGAAGATGCAGCCATTATTAATGTAACATCAGGTTTAGCCTTTACGCCGATGGTTATTGCACCCATTTATTCAGCAACCAAAGCAGCCATGCATTCTTTCACTGTCAGCTTAAGACATCAGCTTTCCGACACTTCTATAGAAGTAATTGAAGTTGCCCCTCCAGCTGTAAATACAGATTTAGGCGGTGCCGGGTTACATACAGCAGGAGAGCCATTAAACGAGTTTGCCGATGGAATATTCCAAGGGTTAAAAGAAGGAAAGCTAGAAATTGGCTATGGCAGCTCCGTAGATCGTTTGCGGATGTCTCGTGATGAAGTGGATAAGCATGTGGAGAATATGTATGAGGCGATGAAGAAGATGATTGAGTAA